TTATTTGAATCTTAAATTGCGCCGCAATATAATTGAGATACCACAAATTTTGATATATAAACTACTCACTTGGTGCTCTGTGAAGCTAGTAGTTTAGATAATAACAACCATCCTTGTTACTTCTCATAAAATAACAAATGGAAATTCCAGGGAAGGCTTCTTAAGTGCTAACCAATATTCTAGCAGTCCTCAACAAAATCAGTTTAATCACCTTGTAAATAGATCTTTGCCATCCTTGATTAAGTGAAAAAGCAGAGTAAGACTCATATCTAGTCACCAAAAACAGCCATAAAGAAATACAGAATAAAGAATTGTATCTGATTAGCATGGAAAACCATTTGCTCTTCCCAGACCCTGTAGTAAGGGGAGTCTCATGCATtgagttgctcttttttttttaaatatgaaaaaactTTTTTTATTGCTTTGCTAAGGGTATTTTGTCTggtgaaaaataattaaaaaaaaaatatgtaattcATACTTTTATATAACACTAGTATTGATAAAATAAATACACCAAGGGTGAGAGAACACCATATGACCTGGCAGCGTTCTCGACCAATGAAAGGACACACGTGAGCATCTTTAGAGTGGGGCAGCATAATTTTTACGCACCCTGTGTGTGTGGACGTAAGAACACACAGTCAGGTAACGTTCATTCTTCTATATACCAAATAGCTGGATGACCCTAAGGCTTGGACCTACACAATAAAAGCCCATGCCCAAGCCCACCCAAACACCGGGTTCTACTGGCTGGGCTCATGCAATCTGGCCAGCCGATGCCATCCTTACCCAAAACAAACCTTGTTAGTATATGATTAACGAACTTCAATGGTTGTATGGAAAATTAGAAATGTATAACCCCTAACCCCTAATTGTGAAAATAAAGATATATTGTAATTAGAATAAAAGAATTATTCTTTTCCATCATCTGCATTACATTATATCTTTGATTATTCAAAAATAGTTCTAccgaaaaaaatattattaaaaaatagaaaaatataataataatttacaaaagaaaaacgTTTCTATCATTACAAGATGTGAAAAGTTCTAGCTAAGGGGCGCAGGCTTGGTTTTGGCAGCTTGAATTCGCCCTTGGTCCGCCTCAAATCCGattctgatatttttttttcttatttttgtccTTATCCCGACCCTCATTTTTTTTACCATGATTTTGTtggtttatggttgtccttgttggcaacccggccatgtggtggtgatgacgtggccaatttgggtgacgtggatgaaaatgatgacatgacagtgtccagtgtcaccgatgagataactcTACCGCTTAGTAtgtatggagtggtttaatacatccttagtaggtggtgcgggtttctgggtcaaaactagtAAAATTAACCTATTTATGCTTGGGGGGCATTTGCGGTaatggaaatgacatttttggaagatcggttcttcatgaaaaagatagattgtaatttacctagtccagtacatttgatttcgtcacattccgataccgtatgaagaagttacgacatttgtgccAGACGAGCGTAGTTTCGGCattaaagatgaattttttaaaggaagtgttctacatgtaacaatacgaaaaaaatccaatctttccaacggttctgatttcatcgcgttccgattccgtatgagaaagatgcatcattggaaagggctaggggtattttggtatttttacatggctgagtcaaatgattaagtcttctgaaaagtcataGAGCGTCTAGttatggttccaacgcactttgtttcatctcaatTGGATATTGTATGAAAATGTTATAAATGTTTCCATGAAGTCAATTCGAAAATccgaactagaaaatcaacagatgctctcggtgttgggtggattttcttgattttaattttaaaatttcaagggcttttgtgtaatttcaaggttttaaaggtctgagttgataaagggtttttggcattaaagtttatagaagcaggggcttatgtgtatataagagaatcagagggatccttaatacacgggtcagattgagccacgtcggtcagattccGATCTGACGGTTCGTAcaagagcttgcgttgaagatgcttatccgaggcttctcattggtggagtgtatcaGATATGATGGTCTGGCGCTACACCATATTACATTGACTAATGTGTGTCGTATGTGCATCATCACCgaagcttagattccaatcccttagatctggatcaagtagatcttatagatccagatctaatggTCTACAAATGATTTGTTCTTATGGGATAAGCCGACATAGATCCGGAATATACGTTGATGTAGCCAATTCGTGGTCGTCAACACTtttgacgatgtcagcgcctacatcatgatgacgtcatcgagattcgaatctaatggtttggatctattgtccgttggtttaatcggacggtttagattataagatcttttatatgagatctacagTCAAATTTCCCCCATGATGCGCACGCCACTGGTGTAGCCTATGCCACCCctatgaagattccatttcaggctatctcattactctaacttcaaatggttatatctccctcattttaactcggatttgggtgaaccaagttgcagattcttcgttttttcaagccctacaccatgggaGAAAGAAAACTGAATTTTGAGTGAATAAAGGCTACGATTTTGGTATGAGAAGTTTTCCTCTTGATGTGTGATCATTGAATGAGGTTTATTGCTTGATGGAAGGTGTCTTTACTCCATTAAAGTGGGTTTGAGAtagttgagtgttcttgatgtttcattatcaaaatccaagagaaaagagaaaagaagagagggtttttctatttgtgcttcAAAGTGCAAGAAAACAAGGGAGAAGACTTGTGAGATGCCATGGCCATGTTGAGCTTACTTGAAAATTCAAGTCTCCTACTCTAGAGGGGAGTTAAGGATTCCAGTGTGTAGAGACTATGCTCTGAGACAACTCTGCTAACAACAAACAAGGgctgtgagattttctaaccctagaatttacattatatgcatatatgataatatgtatgtatgttagggttagttgtggatgaatgtttacatgctaggttagttgtggatgaactgtaagcatgctagctagttgtggatgtatttgttACGCAAGGtttaactgtagggcattgatataaacctaaatttactgtattatttatttagtgcttagtgggtgctaagcacagggagtgggtgctacacattgtaccggcactccgagtgccatctcagcttcggttTGAGAAAATTGGATGTGGATGCTCCCGACTATgagtgcagtcaaaagtagtgtattgagtaggtacgaagcctttacaggcactactccggggatgtaggcaaattgtcgaacctcgtaaaaaccctgtgttgtgggtgcttgttgtttacattttatattgaattgcgtggaatgtggaatggatgtacacacttggaagtgcctatgagaggctgagtgtgcatacaactatgcaaacagggacaggtatattaggtttttcttggccagacatcagacatgTTTTTCGGGATCGAAATTGGACttactgattcaccccccctctcagtaaCTGCTGGGTTACAACAGATTTATTGAATATTTGATGGTCAATTTTTTAAGTTTGGTAATCATTATCCACCATAGtagtataaactacttaatttttttattcaatgatgttttttagattttatttttattttacttttcaatttcaagggatttagatgcaaagtcaaatgaatttttagttatttcgTATTTTGTAtggtcagggtcagggtataTCAGGTCCTAAATGACAAACCAAGGTCAAGGTCAATCAGGGACATCCCAGCACAACCCTGTTCAATCAGGGGCAATCAAAGTGGCTGGGCTGGGCCTAAGCCCTACAAGGTTAGGCTTAGGTTGAAGTTTTTAGGCTCTGAGTCAAGGTTCAGGGCAGGCTTGAACCCATTTGATGAGATTCAGGATTGGActaggattttaagaaaaatgGCCCGACCTGGACCTATTGCAGCCCTAGTTCTAGCACTCTAGACGAAGTTaatccttcctcctcttcttctccatctatttcttatttttaattgctTTATGGAGCAAAGAAGCATATGCGTTCGGCATAGATACATCTCTAAATTATAGTGGGGAGGGTGGGATATTacaatgaagagagagagagagagagagagagagagagagagagagagagagagagagtctggaCTGTACTCAACAAATTAAGCCCGAGTATCACAGGGCTGGGCCTAGGGCTTGCATATGAGGCAGCTGCCCGGTTAGGTTAATTTATAGCCTAACTGGGGCTAGCCAACAAGTTGACTTTCCTTTCTGACATACTGGGTTCCAATGAACTGACCCTTAAAAACTGATAAACTAAGCAAGGATCCCTTAAAAAATTGATTAACCAAGCAAGGATCTTAACAAATAAGCATCATTTATCAGGCTAGATTAGACTTTCTACATTCTAATGCACAACTAGtaatgcatttatttattttttgagaaacACAACTAATAATTGTTGAGAAACACAACTAATAATAAAATACTCTTAACTACTtgataaaatgaaaaatcattaAATAACTCTTGAATGAAGTGGGGGAAAAGATAGAAATCGGGGGCGGGGCGGGGCAGGCGGGGCGGGGTGGGGCCGGGGCCAGGCGAAAGTCCAGTTCAGGTTCAAGTATGTGATTGTTCTCATACGTCACTGGTCCTGACACTTGAATCCAGTAAATCAAAAACATAGTTATTAGAGAGAGACTTAGTGGATTCTAAATACTAGGATAAAAAATTGTACAAGATTATTCTCATAAGGGAATGTGATTACCCAAAACAAGGCATCTTACTTTATTCCTGAAAGAACTTTAAGGGCAGTAAAAATGTATATCCTCATATTGGATATGCAAGTGTAAAGATAGCTTCAATCAGGTAGAATAGAGGGGATTATCATCTCCATGACACCATATCTATTCATTATTCAAAATTGGAAACATGAAAAATGAATAGAATGAACATTAAACTTTAGTACCAAAAATGATTTCATATCATTGGAGGATATCAAAAATCATGATTGAACTACCCTCTTTTTAATTCTAGTAGTCTTCTTGTTAgatcatcaacatcatcatcttcttttattcttgcATTCGTAGATCTAGAAATCTTCTTCTTAGATCATCATACGTATagtccttctttcttcttccgcctcatcatcattatcatcatcatcatcatcttcttcatcttcttcctacATAGATAGAACTCTGTAATTAGTTAAAAAAAGAAGGGCGTACCCAGTTAGTTTACATATACAAAAtgaaatatgagagagagagagagagagagagagagagagagagagagagagtagaaatGCATTGAAATCTAGTTGGGGAAAGACTTGAGTCATTAAAGGAGTCTTTGAGGCAAGGAAATTGGTCGAGGTTAAAGgaattataaattaaaaaatagattAAAGAGGTACCTATTGTCAAGTCAGAGTGTCATGATCACTTAATGTTAGACTTCAAATTGATACAACATAAGTTCCATAAGATATCAAAGAGATTTTTAATAttgtttaaataaataaatgactaaACGCAAGGAATAGAAATTAATTCAACTATATGAAATTGAATATGTAAAGGATTAGAAGAGGGTATAAAACATGTCAGACAGATTATAATAGTTGTGTTCATCTCTCACTAGTGAAGTTTCAGTCCAAAATGAGTATGAAATGATGGAGCAATAGTTCGTATTAATCTCACCTTGAATCCAGTAAGGTATAACCATTGAATAACTTAAAATACAAGGAGTGAATGTAGGCGAATAAAAGGATCTTACAATCAAACATTTCGATCAATAGGAAATATTTTACAGGAATTCCtaaaaagcaaaaggaaattgtatttaaaaaaacctgatttttatttttatctttattttttaataccaAAGGGTATTCCCAAGGAAGAAACAAGGGTGGCGCCAAAGGGATTCAAACCCAGGTAAAACACTTTCTGAGGTGCATAAGTATGGCAGAATGATTTCCACTTTTATTGAAATGCAATGCAAAATTTCTTCCACTATCTCTTGATATTGTTTTCTAGAAAAATTGGGGCATTTGAGTCGATGAAATAGTTACCAAACACGGAAGACACCTTTCACATGATGTGGCTAACATGCTTAAATATGTTTTCTTGTTAGGTACAAtctaagaaatacaaaaaatacaaaaagaatgTGAAATAAATCTTAAATAAGAATTGATATTTAAACATTTTCcattgaaacaaataaaattgtAAACCAAGCAACGGACTCAAGGTGAGATTAATACGggtttaaaaattaaaagtagggtgatgaatgaaaaaaattgaacataAAAATTACTTAAATTAAAGGCACCCACCTAAATAAATAGTgcattcttttcatttatttgtttcccctaataattttttggtgaaattcCCCTAATAATATGGAACTCTAGATATTCTCAATAAAATAAATCAGAGTAGTATATGGTTGGGCGCCTAGCAAAACATCTAGCTAGCTAGCTAAGGTCAAAAGTCTAGGCATGCAAGGTACTTAGGTTTATATGATTAAGATCGTCTGTAGCACTATAGGGCGTGTAGCGCATATCCAATGACCAGGAATGCCTTGGACTATGCTTGAGCACCTTGGGTTGCGTGTCTGAATATTCTTGATAGTTGGATGTGTATTACACGCCCTGTAACACTATAAAGAAACCCGACCCTAAATTTATATCCTGACTTGGGGTCAATCCAATGAAGCATACTAGGTTTACCAAAAGCTGACcctaaaaaaattgattaacaAAGCAAGGATCTCTTAAAAAATTGATGATTAACCAAACAAGGATCTAAGCAAATAAGTAACATTTATAAACTAGACTAGACTAAGACTTTCTGGATTATGATACACAGCATATAATGGTTGGAagcagtaaaaaataaaaacaagctTACCGATTCTTTTTCAATGATTGATACTATAGCTGATCTAAATGGGAGTCCCTCTCGCTCCAACCTAGGACAATTATCAACAAACACCGTAGACAAGGATGACCAGTTCAAATCAAAATGGCATATGGTTGTCAATTCTGATATTAGATTCACCAATTGAGAACATAGATGTACATGTAAAAACCTCAACTCCTTTAGCAATCGTGTTACACCATTAGTGAAAAGCACCTTCAGATTTGGGCATctctgtatttttattttttccaaatttgaaaaacaCCCAGTTTGTGGAACCCCAATACATAATGTCTCAAATTCAAAGACGCTATCAAGTACCAAATCTTGTAAGCTTTCAAAAGCATTCATTTCGGCTTCCTCTGCAACCAGTAATGTCTTGAGATCTGGACAACCTTGTATGGTTAGTCTTGTACAACCTCGAGTTGGAACACATGTCAAACCCTTACTTGACAAGAAGTTCACATCTTTACCAAATTCTGAAGAGTCTTCTAAAAGGTTCAGCATAGCTGAAGGATCAATATCACAATTCCTCAGACGCAACTTAACCATGCATTTAGCTATTGGTTTAAACCAATGGGAAACCTTCATTTTCGTTATTTCTCTAATCCCCTCACTCTTAATAGAGATCAAGCAAGTCAATCTAGACAAATCCTCGATGTCATTAGTGTACCATTTTAACCCACTTTTGAGAGCATCCAACTCCTCTAGCTTATGCAATCCAGATAACATCCCATGGGGCATCCTCTCAAGATGGAAAGTCCAACGGAGGTTCAGCAACCTTAAATTGTTCAACCTATTCATCTCCACCGGTAGCTCTCTTAAGCTCTCGCAACCCAATAAGTCTAAAGATATGAGTTGAACCAGCATTCCGATTTCAGGTGGCAATTTTTGTAGGTCATAGCAGTGCCTTAAGCATAACAAACGAAGATTGACAAGATGAGATATTGAAGGTGGCAAATTTTCAATCCGAGTCCTGCTCAAATCTAGTATCCGAAGTGTGGGCATCTGCTCCAAGAAGTGCAGTTGGGGGATGTCCTTAATACGAGTTCGTTGAAGGAGCAATGTGTGTAGTTGTGGACATAAATGTGGCAGTAGAGGTAAAGACTCTATCTCACTCTGCATCAATGAAATCTTAGTCGCTTTGTGCCATTCTAAGACATCATCAGGTGCTGCCTCAGTTATTCTAGCACGAGCCTTTGCAATGAACTTGGAATGGTATTCATTAGATTTCGAAGATGTGATCCACACGCCCAATTCACGTATCACATCGTGCATTTTAAATCTTCCATCGACATCGTCCTCAAGCATGGATGAATTTCGAAGCTTTCCAACCAAAACATCAACTTTATTTCTCATATCTCCAAGTTCCTGCATACCACATAGTGTTTCTTCCCCAGTGGCAAAATCAACTAATGACTTTATCATAAAGCTAGAATCCTCAGGAAATAGACAGCAATACAGGAAGAGGGATTGTTCTAATTGTTCCAATTTTTCAAAACTAAACATGAGTATTGCAAATACTTCTTCCATACCTTCAAGATTTGAAGCTGACTGCTCCAATTCACGCAGAGCA
This genomic stretch from Macadamia integrifolia cultivar HAES 741 chromosome 2, SCU_Mint_v3, whole genome shotgun sequence harbors:
- the LOC122063826 gene encoding disease resistance protein RPS2-like; this translates as MFKLLLLDKLSLSKRALKVKQDVENLYQEELKSGWTVASITSQKGRKLDTVSIQGQARTEELIHEIIDAVLEDRHVVVGLYGMGGIGKTTLLRYANEHFRKTEQFESVIFTTVSATPNFVEIRKQIAKSLGLDHSICQDEDDLKERLFRLLQTRKYILILDDMWEVVDLDEICIPAPTKENGCKILMASRSKAIATRFGIRFVAKDSLQLIQVNKLRPDEAWKLFVQKVGENITSKPAIEPLAKEVLRKCGGLPLAIVVIGGTMSTRETKGEWRDALRELEQSASNLEGMEEVFAILMFSFEKLEQLEQSLFLYCCLFPEDSSFMIKSLVDFATGEETLCGMQELGDMRNKVDVLVGKLRNSSMLEDDVDGRFKMHDVIRELGVWITSSKSNEYHSKFIAKARARITEAAPDDVLEWHKATKISLMQSEIESLPLLPHLCPQLHTLLLQRTRIKDIPQLHFLEQMPTLRILDLSRTRIENLPPSISHLVNLRLLCLRHCYDLQKLPPEIGMLVQLISLDLLGCESLRELPVEMNRLNNLRLLNLRWTFHLERMPHGMLSGLHKLEELDALKSGLKWYTNDIEDLSRLTCLISIKSEGIREITKMKVSHWFKPIAKCMVKLRLRNCDIDPSAMLNLLEDSSEFGKDVNFLSSKGLTCVPTRGCTRLTIQGCPDLKTLLVAEEAEMNAFESLQDLVLDSVFEFETLCIGVPQTGCFSNLEKIKIQRCPNLKVLFTNGVTRLLKELRFLHVHLCSQLVNLISELTTICHFDLNWSSLSTVFVDNCPRLEREGLPFRSAIVSIIEKESVSLFLFFTASNHYMLCIIIQKVLV